One genomic region from Leptospira montravelensis encodes:
- a CDS encoding tetratricopeptide repeat protein, with protein MFQAIKTPNRPLLFVFFCFLSLSLFAAPETRQKTCSLLEPGVPADYFLSRAFREQVDGFQSAQRRKNEDSKLSFERSVAFLDSYHSCLKEVGKEPSALSAETQSLNYLELGNMEKAWEWSELATGKSPEVTKDLVLLQTRIRIRQGELAKASEVLESSLHLFPNDPDFLYLLGNINFERKNWNHSILYYTALSFVIERRDTHSKYKFLTAKALGELNYKLDYPKISIKRYNEYTNAYKNDMEVLFRLAQIYFVLGDFKHCRMYLEQIREKNPRDIDASHMLAEIYFMDSRDSAPIYFATLKKEKKIPKDGIIFFLYQLISGSNEGLETKLKTYIQENPGRLSPRIALLELAEKEKNPDYQTLNAETAQYAFEYRQYYTAEKILRKGLSEINTKENLDEEKSLFFEKISSCQEMLGQWNHAVMSTKEALRLTKETEKTLRLRFRLAYLYLQGNLKKESLSVSVLSETLKENPTPTHYYLRGLAYFQLEKYKESVKDFSEAIKLDSKNYNYYFYRASAFDKLKQFSDTESDLKTTIALNPNASNAMNYLGYLYAEKDMNPEEANQLLNQAISLEPDNPAYQDSLGWVMYRKKDYNRALLHLNFATSLALERGFEDPVIYEHLGDVYLAKNDPVNALQFFKLSESKIKSVPNKDLIAKIKKVQKEISE; from the coding sequence ATGTTTCAAGCAATTAAAACTCCAAACCGTCCCTTACTCTTTGTTTTCTTTTGTTTTCTTTCGCTTTCTCTCTTTGCGGCACCTGAAACAAGACAGAAAACCTGTTCCTTGTTAGAACCGGGTGTTCCGGCAGATTATTTCTTGTCTCGAGCCTTTCGAGAACAGGTGGACGGATTTCAATCGGCCCAAAGGCGAAAAAACGAGGATTCCAAACTCTCCTTTGAGCGCTCTGTTGCTTTTTTAGATTCTTACCATAGTTGCTTAAAGGAGGTGGGAAAGGAACCAAGTGCCCTCAGTGCGGAAACCCAAAGTTTAAATTACCTAGAACTGGGAAATATGGAAAAGGCTTGGGAATGGTCGGAGCTGGCAACGGGTAAATCCCCTGAGGTTACCAAAGATTTAGTTCTTTTACAAACGAGAATACGCATCCGTCAGGGAGAGTTGGCTAAGGCCTCCGAGGTTTTAGAATCTTCTCTCCATTTGTTTCCGAATGATCCTGACTTTTTATACTTACTTGGTAATATCAATTTTGAAAGAAAAAACTGGAATCATTCCATTTTGTATTATACAGCTCTTTCTTTTGTCATTGAGAGAAGGGATACACATTCCAAATACAAATTCCTAACCGCAAAAGCTTTAGGTGAACTCAATTATAAACTCGATTACCCTAAAATTTCCATCAAACGTTATAACGAATACACGAACGCCTATAAAAATGATATGGAAGTTCTATTTCGTTTGGCTCAAATTTATTTTGTGTTAGGTGATTTTAAACATTGCCGGATGTACCTCGAACAAATTCGCGAAAAAAATCCAAGAGACATTGATGCTTCCCATATGCTTGCAGAAATTTATTTTATGGATTCGCGGGACAGTGCTCCTATTTATTTTGCAACTTTGAAAAAAGAGAAAAAAATTCCGAAAGATGGAATCATCTTTTTTCTCTATCAATTAATTTCTGGTTCTAATGAAGGATTGGAAACTAAATTAAAAACTTATATCCAAGAAAATCCAGGGAGACTTTCTCCGAGGATTGCACTTTTGGAACTTGCAGAAAAAGAAAAAAATCCTGATTACCAAACTCTCAATGCAGAAACGGCACAGTATGCTTTTGAGTATAGGCAGTATTATACGGCAGAAAAAATTCTACGTAAGGGACTATCAGAAATAAACACAAAAGAAAATTTGGACGAAGAAAAGTCATTGTTTTTTGAAAAAATTTCTTCCTGCCAAGAAATGTTGGGACAGTGGAATCATGCAGTGATGTCCACGAAAGAAGCATTACGATTAACCAAGGAAACGGAAAAAACATTACGTTTGCGTTTTCGTTTGGCTTATCTCTACCTCCAGGGAAATTTAAAAAAAGAATCTCTTTCTGTTTCGGTTTTATCGGAAACATTAAAAGAAAATCCAACGCCTACTCATTATTATCTAAGAGGTCTTGCGTATTTTCAGTTGGAAAAATACAAAGAAAGTGTGAAAGATTTTTCAGAAGCCATCAAACTAGATTCTAAAAATTATAACTATTATTTTTATCGCGCCTCTGCTTTCGATAAATTAAAACAATTTAGCGATACGGAGTCCGACTTAAAAACCACAATTGCTTTAAATCCCAATGCATCCAATGCTATGAATTACCTGGGATATCTGTATGCTGAAAAAGATATGAACCCAGAGGAAGCAAACCAACTTCTAAACCAAGCCATTTCTTTGGAACCAGATAATCCAGCTTACCAAGATAGTTTAGGTTGGGTTATGTATAGAAAAAAGGATTATAATCGTGCTTTACTTCATTTGAATTTTGCAACTTCCCTTGCTTTGGAAAGAGGGTTTGAAGACCCAGTGATTTATGAACATTTAGGTGATGTATACTTGGCAAAAAATGATCCAGTCAATGCTTTGCAGTTTTTTAAATTGTCAGAATCTAAAATAAAGTCAGTTCCCAATAAAGATCTCATAGCAAAAATTAAAAAAGTGCAAAAGGAAATTTCAGAATGA